A part of Paenibacillus sp. IHBB 10380 genomic DNA contains:
- a CDS encoding FeoA family protein, whose product MAGTGIPLSEAKNGSVLRISGIEVQGVLRRRLLDLGFVVGNVVEVLRRSPLGDPTAFRVSNTTIALRKEESSLIYGELIGGVET is encoded by the coding sequence ATGGCTGGAACAGGTATTCCTTTGTCTGAAGCCAAAAACGGCAGCGTGCTGCGCATCAGCGGCATCGAAGTACAGGGCGTGTTAAGAAGAAGATTACTTGACCTTGGTTTTGTGGTTGGGAATGTCGTAGAGGTACTGCGACGCAGTCCTCTTGGAGATCCCACAGCCTTTCGGGTAAGCAACACGACTATCGCCCTTCGCAAGGAAGAAAGCTCACTGATTTACGGAGAATTGATCGGAGGTGTAGAGACATGA
- a CDS encoding SMI1/KNR4 family protein, with translation MSQYVEWELAFGKITKNQVTEVENEFNVKLPQEYVKIVMEFDGATVNPNVFDVQGIVKVFGGLLSFTYEVEGENIVEVYKEIKDRVPSKVFPFASDPAGNYICFDYRNAEQPKIVFWEHEQAVSHEDISDEEFKNGKLEELQEQAIFYVADSFSKFLTKLYGNEK, from the coding sequence ATGAGTCAATATGTTGAATGGGAATTAGCTTTTGGAAAAATTACAAAAAATCAGGTAACTGAAGTTGAAAATGAATTCAACGTAAAGCTTCCTCAAGAGTATGTGAAAATTGTAATGGAATTTGATGGAGCAACTGTGAATCCAAATGTTTTTGATGTACAGGGAATAGTGAAGGTTTTTGGTGGACTCTTGTCATTTACTTACGAAGTTGAAGGAGAAAACATAGTAGAAGTGTACAAGGAAATAAAGGATAGAGTGCCTTCTAAAGTATTTCCTTTCGCTTCAGACCCTGCTGGAAACTACATTTGTTTTGATTACAGAAATGCAGAACAACCTAAAATAGTTTTTTGGGAACATGAACAAGCCGTTTCGCACGAGGATATATCCGATGAAGAATTCAAAAATGGGAAACTTGAAGAACTGCAAGAACAAGCTATATTCTATGTGGCGGATTCATTCTCGAAATTTCTAACTAAGTTGTATGGAAACGAAAAATAA
- a CDS encoding helix-turn-helix transcriptional regulator, producing MSKADHMLSILWMLKQRRRTAMELAEELEISIRSVYRYIDALCASGVPIFADAGPGGGYSLPKHFTDAPLFFDSEEKRALVQASAFTRGTGYPYVDALDRAIAKLKRYSNTEQIEHMERHESGIETLYTLSAPLEHLLGELELSIANGNTLQMEYRKGNGETTSSRSINSYGLVLWRGQWYTVAYCHLRQEIRSFRVDRISGLLRTQTSFVRPTDFSAREFLLQSLLPDHSKIENLITVVIESSERILNDLCSHWLFGHTLEHRTKDQARFLFDETSLFTYVPYFLLPYGKALHILEPLALNHRLAAIASELSLHYETL from the coding sequence ATGTCTAAAGCCGATCACATGCTATCCATTCTCTGGATGCTAAAGCAACGGAGAAGAACCGCCATGGAACTCGCGGAGGAACTTGAAATCAGTATCCGCTCGGTATACCGATATATTGATGCTCTATGCGCTAGCGGTGTTCCCATTTTCGCCGATGCCGGACCGGGCGGCGGTTACAGCCTGCCGAAGCATTTTACCGATGCCCCTCTATTTTTCGACTCCGAGGAGAAGCGGGCACTCGTTCAAGCCTCCGCCTTCACCCGCGGAACCGGATACCCGTATGTTGATGCCCTTGACCGGGCAATTGCCAAGTTGAAACGGTACAGTAATACCGAACAAATAGAGCATATGGAGCGTCACGAGAGCGGCATTGAAACGCTCTACACTCTTTCTGCGCCGCTGGAGCATCTGCTGGGAGAGCTGGAATTGTCTATTGCAAATGGAAACACACTACAAATGGAATATCGTAAGGGAAATGGAGAAACTACTTCTTCACGGTCCATTAATTCTTATGGACTGGTGCTGTGGAGAGGACAATGGTACACCGTGGCTTATTGCCATCTGCGGCAGGAAATTCGCAGTTTTCGGGTAGACAGAATTAGCGGACTGCTGCGAACACAGACAAGCTTTGTGCGCCCCACCGATTTTTCTGCACGCGAGTTTCTGCTGCAGAGTCTACTTCCAGATCACAGTAAAATAGAGAATCTGATTACGGTAGTCATAGAATCCAGCGAAAGAATACTTAATGATCTGTGCAGCCATTGGTTGTTCGGACATACGCTGGAGCATCGCACGAAAGATCAAGCCCGTTTTTTGTTCGATGAGACCTCTTTATTTACCTATGTACCATACTTTCTTCTACCTTATGGAAAAGCACTACACATATTAGAACCTCTAGCTTTGAATCACCGATTGGCGGCTATTGCTTCAGAGCTATCCCTCCACTATGAAACTTTATAA
- a CDS encoding acyltransferase, with protein sequence MSHILKDKRVIFIDILRILSIIAVIILHYTADLLIRTNDFNTSSWWISNIFNSISRFAVPVFFMISGSMILRVEVKSYRRFYIKKVLPLIISLVSWSLIYAIYTQYFILKSSMGVYDFFVQFAYGLMYDRNYVHLWFLYAIIAIYITVPLISRLVKACSEKDLRYFLLCWFLISVVYRFISDIVFRTTSEYINIPITNIPLFTGYLGYFILGYYLYNYTISLRAKNLFYNLGVISFFVAPIATYFASFYSGILDEMFYNPYSLTTFFMATGIFVYFKEKETVISEKINYKIKKIISSVSKASFSIYLIHLLVEIMVSRKAEIDATLLQTTFSLIFNVAVIFSISYITVKVLNLNKYITQILFGGKS encoded by the coding sequence ATGAGTCATATACTAAAGGATAAACGAGTTATATTTATAGATATTTTAAGAATACTGTCCATCATAGCTGTCATTATTTTGCACTACACGGCAGACTTACTTATAAGGACAAATGATTTCAACACATCATCATGGTGGATTAGTAACATTTTCAATTCGATATCCAGATTTGCCGTTCCGGTATTTTTTATGATTAGTGGCTCGATGATCTTGAGAGTTGAAGTGAAGTCATATCGACGATTTTATATAAAAAAAGTACTTCCTTTAATCATTTCTTTAGTGAGCTGGTCACTTATTTATGCCATTTACACCCAATATTTCATTCTAAAAAGTAGCATGGGTGTCTATGATTTCTTCGTTCAGTTTGCGTATGGTTTAATGTACGATAGAAATTATGTGCATTTATGGTTTTTATATGCAATTATTGCGATTTACATAACTGTTCCATTAATTAGTAGGTTGGTAAAAGCGTGCAGTGAAAAAGATTTAAGATATTTTCTACTGTGCTGGTTCTTGATAAGTGTGGTTTATAGATTTATCTCAGATATCGTGTTCAGGACGACCTCCGAGTATATCAATATCCCTATAACCAATATCCCTTTATTCACAGGTTATCTAGGATATTTTATTTTAGGGTATTATCTCTATAACTATACGATATCGCTGAGAGCCAAAAATCTTTTCTATAACTTGGGCGTAATCTCCTTTTTTGTAGCGCCAATAGCTACGTATTTTGCATCTTTTTACAGTGGTATTCTAGATGAGATGTTCTACAACCCTTATTCACTCACAACATTTTTTATGGCTACTGGAATATTTGTTTATTTCAAAGAAAAAGAAACGGTTATTAGTGAGAAGATCAATTACAAAATCAAAAAAATAATTAGCTCCGTTTCCAAAGCAAGCTTTAGTATCTACTTAATTCATTTGTTAGTTGAAATCATGGTATCTAGAAAAGCAGAAATAGATGCTACTTTACTCCAAACCACATTTAGTCTTATTTTTAATGTGGCTGTTATTTTCTCAATTAGCTATATCACGGTTAAGGTCTTAAATCTAAATAAATATATCACACAAATATTATTTGGAGGTAAAAGTTAA
- a CDS encoding HNH endonuclease — protein sequence MSVSRPSNFSKADELLAKQWTKAEVAKWRVQNKYTWHELKDGKNMQLVSGSINSKFGHLGGVSEVK from the coding sequence ATGTCTGTTTCAAGACCTTCTAATTTTTCAAAAGCAGACGAATTGCTTGCAAAGCAGTGGACAAAGGCTGAAGTGGCAAAATGGAGAGTGCAAAACAAGTACACTTGGCATGAGCTTAAAGATGGAAAAAACATGCAATTGGTTTCAGGTAGTATTAATTCTAAATTTGGGCACCTTGGTGGTGTAAGTGAAGTTAAATAA
- a CDS encoding helix-turn-helix domain-containing protein: protein MTKKVRVTLDESLQRKGMTMNELSLRADVRRAAISELINGKRENINFRHIEQIAEILKISDIREIITLVEEND from the coding sequence ATGACTAAGAAAGTGCGTGTGACACTGGACGAATCGTTACAGCGAAAGGGTATGACCATGAATGAATTGTCTTTAAGGGCTGATGTCCGTCGGGCTGCTATTTCTGAGCTTATCAATGGTAAGAGAGAAAACATCAACTTCCGTCACATTGAGCAGATCGCTGAAATACTTAAGATATCAGATATTAGAGAGATCATTACGCTAGTTGAGGAGAATGATTAG
- a CDS encoding SMI1/KNR4 family protein, translating into MSNLPLKLEGILEEDTYKRQNKTEVHEALIRLDVVVSDTFREFYNKYMGPFWEEVVPFELLDIVEEKNNIESYTFISRREHGWPKQYLVLSEMSTNAVLVLDTVTDKVYKVNFEVGDDLLIQGQLKESWLTFQDFLKDYFNC; encoded by the coding sequence ATGAGTAATTTACCGTTAAAATTAGAGGGAATCCTTGAAGAAGACACTTACAAGCGTCAAAATAAAACTGAAGTGCACGAAGCGTTAATTCGCTTAGATGTAGTTGTATCAGATACGTTTCGTGAATTTTACAATAAGTATATGGGGCCGTTTTGGGAAGAAGTAGTACCTTTTGAGTTACTTGATATCGTAGAGGAAAAAAATAATATTGAGTCGTATACATTTATTTCTCGGAGAGAGCATGGATGGCCGAAACAGTATCTTGTTTTAAGCGAGATGTCAACAAATGCGGTACTTGTTCTGGATACCGTTACGGATAAGGTCTACAAAGTTAATTTCGAGGTCGGAGATGATTTGCTTATACAAGGTCAGTTAAAAGAATCATGGTTAACCTTCCAAGATTTTTTGAAAGATTATTTTAACTGTTAA
- a CDS encoding DUF6985 domain-containing protein, with amino-acid sequence MKKDELFGEIVYEDLWIGTTEITMFGKNPKILLNIYGEENEEITPNQRDAFSQFKANITNIVKESEDEIFKYYLENFEDYRAMQSDSEEVEKIAPKISSIEELGKLVTPTCLLIRYDFDDGIRRVGILCDCTWEREHGLGISIEDEKVLEVGLQDIVL; translated from the coding sequence ATGAAAAAAGATGAGTTGTTTGGAGAAATTGTTTATGAGGATTTGTGGATAGGAACAACAGAGATAACCATGTTTGGAAAAAACCCAAAAATACTTTTGAACATTTATGGTGAAGAGAATGAGGAAATTACTCCAAACCAAAGGGATGCTTTTTCGCAATTTAAAGCAAATATAACCAACATAGTAAAGGAAAGCGAAGATGAGATTTTTAAGTATTATTTAGAAAACTTTGAAGATTATCGAGCGATGCAAAGTGATAGTGAAGAAGTTGAAAAAATTGCTCCTAAGATTTCATCAATAGAAGAATTAGGAAAACTTGTAACGCCTACATGTTTGTTAATAAGATATGATTTCGATGACGGTATTAGAAGAGTAGGGATATTATGCGATTGTACTTGGGAACGAGAACATGGATTAGGTATTAGTATTGAAGACGAAAAAGTATTAGAAGTAGGCCTTCAAGATATTGTACTTTAA
- a CDS encoding HNH/ENDO VII family nuclease — MAKSVVKKSVKLAPRGKLPGNRTGTPLMAKLAAFFTDAAMKDGKFKTNAMTLNKLMDELKLSNILQGKMMTSLKNNPPFKVVTLTTGNGFQRKQLVKNRDYQFTSRKMDEGGGKRDGRGTEGTGDDTYRHLKDYENNKYFTRSVEYNAGKDGTGFTYKVYQRNDIDWDMTRTTGARKGRGLTNAEASAKHGLAPILDDAGSVATLHHSQQKGIGPLYEASTRYHNISNTKRAPLHPYKGKLNPFYPMDEATREAFQKVDSINYWKKRGLNELGGN, encoded by the coding sequence TTGGCAAAAAGTGTGGTCAAAAAATCAGTTAAACTAGCCCCAAGAGGAAAGCTACCCGGAAACAGGACTGGCACGCCACTAATGGCTAAGTTGGCCGCTTTTTTCACAGATGCAGCGATGAAAGACGGTAAATTTAAAACGAATGCGATGACCTTGAATAAGTTGATGGATGAACTGAAACTATCCAATATCCTTCAAGGTAAAATGATGACCAGCTTAAAGAATAACCCTCCGTTCAAAGTGGTGACTCTCACAACAGGAAACGGCTTCCAAAGAAAACAACTTGTGAAAAATCGGGATTACCAATTCACGTCTAGGAAGATGGATGAGGGTGGGGGTAAGAGGGATGGTAGGGGCACTGAGGGGACGGGTGATGATACTTATCGTCACCTTAAGGACTACGAGAATAATAAGTATTTCACAAGAAGTGTAGAATATAATGCAGGTAAAGATGGAACAGGATTTACTTATAAAGTTTATCAAAGAAATGATATTGATTGGGATATGACTCGAACAACTGGGGCGAGAAAGGGACGTGGTTTAACCAACGCAGAAGCCTCCGCAAAACATGGTTTAGCTCCAATTCTTGATGATGCAGGTAGTGTTGCAACATTACATCATTCACAACAGAAAGGAATTGGGCCTTTATATGAAGCATCAACTAGGTATCATAATATCAGTAATACAAAAAGAGCTCCATTGCATCCATATAAAGGTAAACTGAATCCGTTTTACCCTATGGATGAAGCAACTAGAGAAGCATTTCAAAAAGTAGACTCTATTAACTATTGGAAAAAACGGGGACTTAATGAATTAGGAGGGAACTAA
- a CDS encoding FeoB small GTPase domain-containing protein, giving the protein MSHYTVAFAGNPNTGKSTLFNLLTGMRQHTGNWAGKTVITAEGQFTHKEHTYRAVDLPGTYSLYSNSADEEAARDYIIFEQPDVTLVVLDATSLERNLNLALQVLEITGRAVVCINLIDEARRLGIDINLKAISKRLGVPVVAISARNKIGIEALLDQVERVATGAFTAQPLRITYTDEIERGIAQLTPMVEQTIGSKYPARWIALRLLDGDDSLLASLKANMGREATHVTKEVIGHGVTAYH; this is encoded by the coding sequence ATGAGCCATTATACCGTCGCTTTTGCAGGCAATCCTAATACGGGCAAAAGCACACTATTCAACCTGCTAACCGGAATGCGTCAGCATACGGGCAACTGGGCGGGCAAGACAGTCATTACCGCCGAAGGACAATTCACCCACAAAGAGCACACGTATCGCGCGGTCGATCTTCCCGGAACGTACTCGCTGTATTCTAACTCCGCTGATGAAGAGGCCGCCAGAGATTATATAATTTTTGAGCAGCCGGATGTGACGCTTGTCGTGCTTGATGCTACTTCGCTGGAACGCAATCTGAACCTCGCACTTCAGGTACTGGAAATCACCGGACGGGCGGTTGTCTGTATTAACCTGATTGATGAAGCTCGTAGACTTGGCATCGACATCAACCTAAAGGCGATATCTAAGCGGCTCGGCGTTCCTGTAGTAGCGATATCGGCACGCAATAAAATAGGTATTGAAGCGTTATTGGATCAGGTGGAACGTGTCGCTACTGGCGCCTTCACTGCCCAGCCACTGCGAATCACTTACACCGATGAAATTGAACGGGGAATTGCCCAGCTCACGCCAATGGTAGAGCAAACGATCGGTTCTAAATATCCGGCACGTTGGATCGCACTACGTCTATTGGACGGTGACGACAGCCTCCTTGCTTCGCTCAAAGCAAACATGGGCCGCGAAGCTACTCACGTAACAAAGGAGGTTATCGGCCATGGAGTCACCGCATATCACTAA
- a CDS encoding glycosyltransferase family 2 protein, whose translation MQFFFYMSTIIFIGFQILYTVIPLFSSKVKKLNTDCAEKSISVLVPAYNEELTIKNCIDAMEGLNYSNYEVIIINDGSKDQTFQKLNELLDLSLSEREADCKLTYAAIKGIYHSEKYKNIFVIDKFNGGKADSLNAGIDCANSDIVITLDADSMLEINSLKYVNQYFHDDKIIALGGTVKIVQGAEKKNGVIIDKFTGKGIIKSQVISYIHGFYVRKLTQSAFNSIVVISGAFGAFYKSLLVDVNGFRSTVGEDIDITLKIHEYIKANNLDKKLVYAPEAVCYTECPENITNFYKQRIRWQKAYVDCILIYWSKLSRKFSFGVSIFFAIDGFVLGTLTAFTTIFYIIQSLFLGTNFFQIIILMSSVLLINALQIGVSLCLCKKYGSNYSLKDYFRMFVFSQVELLTYRNLLLYMNIVGTFKYFDNDEGWGFVERKGVSSIS comes from the coding sequence ATGCAGTTCTTTTTTTATATGTCAACCATCATTTTTATTGGATTTCAAATTCTTTACACAGTTATTCCCTTGTTTTCCAGTAAAGTCAAGAAATTAAATACCGATTGCGCTGAAAAATCTATCTCCGTTTTAGTTCCTGCCTATAACGAGGAGCTCACCATTAAGAATTGTATAGATGCAATGGAAGGCTTAAATTACAGTAACTACGAAGTCATCATTATTAATGATGGTTCGAAGGATCAAACCTTTCAAAAGTTAAATGAGCTTTTGGACTTATCGCTAAGTGAAAGAGAGGCAGATTGTAAGCTTACATACGCAGCTATTAAAGGAATCTATCATTCGGAAAAATATAAAAACATATTTGTAATTGATAAATTTAATGGTGGAAAGGCAGATTCTCTTAATGCGGGTATTGATTGCGCAAATTCTGATATTGTTATCACGCTAGACGCAGATAGCATGTTAGAAATCAACTCGCTTAAATATGTGAATCAATATTTCCATGATGACAAGATCATCGCTTTAGGCGGTACTGTAAAGATCGTACAGGGCGCTGAGAAAAAGAACGGAGTTATCATAGATAAATTTACTGGCAAAGGTATTATAAAAAGCCAAGTGATCAGTTACATCCATGGTTTCTATGTGAGAAAACTAACACAATCCGCATTTAATTCCATTGTCGTTATTTCAGGAGCATTCGGCGCTTTTTATAAGAGTTTATTGGTAGACGTAAACGGGTTTAGAAGCACTGTAGGTGAAGATATTGATATCACCTTAAAAATTCACGAGTACATTAAAGCGAATAACTTGGATAAGAAGCTTGTCTACGCACCAGAAGCTGTATGCTACACGGAATGCCCAGAAAACATAACTAACTTCTATAAGCAAAGAATACGTTGGCAAAAAGCTTATGTAGATTGCATATTAATCTATTGGTCTAAATTATCGCGAAAGTTTAGCTTTGGCGTCAGTATCTTTTTTGCTATCGATGGATTTGTTCTAGGCACATTAACTGCATTTACAACCATTTTTTATATCATACAAAGTCTCTTTCTAGGTACAAATTTTTTTCAAATTATCATTCTTATGTCGTCTGTTCTTTTAATTAATGCGCTGCAAATTGGGGTTTCTCTATGCTTATGCAAAAAATATGGCAGCAATTATTCACTTAAAGATTATTTCCGGATGTTTGTGTTTAGCCAGGTTGAATTATTAACCTATCGAAATCTGTTACTTTATATGAATATCGTAGGCACGTTTAAATACTTTGATAATGACGAGGGTTGGGGGTTCGTTGAGAGAAAAGGTGTTTCAAGCATAAGTTAA
- a CDS encoding ADP-ribosylglycohydrolase family protein, which produces MIPESKNNKKSTMAQRWELDEDIQVSSVSQCFYCTNFQSKDCCLAFPQGIPKEITNNLVIHKSKYLNDNGISFSPIKERYGSTQFKPLSRRGSTVIPNKVLDGLMGLCVGDALGVPVEFSSRASLKKNPIIDMIGYGTHDQPAGTWSDDSSLTFCLGDSLCNGYYIFDIADKMKKWYEHSYWTPHGEVFDIGTTTSESIKKLIEGRHPSESGAKQVNDNGNGSLMRILPLAFYLQHVEDEEYKYQVIQDVSKITHAHPRSILACSIYVEFALLLLKGFSLQEAFNNMRNNILNFFCKKEPFSLEIEFFERILTENLMEFAEEEINSSGYVMDTLEASFWCLLTTNDYKSAVLKAVNLGNDTDTTAAVTGGLAGIYYGIQQIPIQWINDIAKREKIIELANKMHNVFKRKQ; this is translated from the coding sequence ATGATACCGGAGTCAAAAAACAATAAAAAATCGACTATGGCTCAACGCTGGGAACTCGATGAAGATATTCAAGTAAGTAGCGTTTCTCAGTGTTTTTATTGTACAAATTTTCAAAGTAAAGACTGTTGTTTAGCTTTTCCACAAGGGATTCCTAAGGAAATCACAAATAATTTAGTTATCCATAAGTCAAAATATTTAAATGATAATGGTATAAGTTTTTCCCCAATTAAGGAGAGATACGGAAGTACTCAATTTAAGCCATTAAGTAGAAGAGGATCTACTGTAATCCCTAATAAAGTGTTAGATGGTTTAATGGGGTTATGTGTTGGAGATGCTTTAGGAGTACCTGTTGAATTTAGTTCAAGAGCCAGTTTAAAAAAGAATCCTATAATTGATATGATTGGTTACGGTACTCATGATCAACCAGCAGGAACTTGGTCTGATGATAGTTCTTTGACTTTTTGCTTAGGAGATAGTCTTTGTAATGGTTATTACATTTTTGATATTGCAGATAAAATGAAAAAATGGTATGAACATTCATATTGGACTCCGCATGGTGAAGTGTTTGATATTGGAACAACTACATCAGAATCTATAAAAAAATTAATTGAAGGTAGACATCCTTCAGAATCTGGTGCTAAACAAGTTAATGATAACGGTAATGGATCATTAATGAGAATACTCCCGCTAGCTTTTTATTTACAACATGTTGAGGATGAAGAATATAAGTATCAAGTTATTCAAGATGTATCGAAGATTACACATGCGCATCCTAGATCAATTTTAGCATGCTCAATATATGTTGAATTTGCTTTATTACTTTTAAAAGGATTCTCCCTTCAAGAAGCTTTTAATAATATGAGAAATAACATTTTGAATTTCTTTTGTAAGAAAGAACCCTTTTCACTTGAAATTGAATTTTTTGAAAGGATACTTACAGAGAACTTGATGGAATTTGCTGAAGAAGAAATAAATTCCTCAGGGTATGTTATGGACACATTAGAAGCAAGTTTTTGGTGTTTGTTAACTACAAATGATTATAAAAGTGCTGTATTAAAGGCTGTGAATTTAGGTAATGATACTGATACTACTGCTGCAGTAACTGGTGGTTTGGCTGGAATATATTATGGGATTCAGCAAATACCGATTCAATGGATTAACGATATAGCAAAACGAGAGAAGATTATTGAGTTAGCAAATAAAATGCATAATGTATTTAAAAGGAAACAATGA
- a CDS encoding nucleoside recognition domain-containing protein, producing the protein MESPHITKGPDALDSLLSAGKKLADGGTIRDEIVSGIYGVSAGICSDAVTYRDKKKLNSTYKLDNIVTSKIWGFPIMLSILGVVFWITIAGANYPSGWLASFFGFVEGYLTAGFQAVHAPDWLHGVLVLGLYRGTSWVISVMLPPMMIFFPVFALLENFGYLPRVAFNMDRLFKKSGGHGKQALTMSMGFGCNAAAILSTRIIESPRERMLAILTNNFVPCNGRWPTLILLSSLFMSGAAATGAMRTLTTASVLMGMVLIGIIVTLTVSWVMSKTALRGVPTHYTLELPPYRRPQIWKTILISSKDKSLNVLTRAIIVAAPAGIITWILGNMFVGGESILNHMASFFDPFAHLLGMDGYIMMAFILGLPANEIVLPILLMGYMSSGAMVDIDSLGSIKDVFLNHGWTWLTALNMMLFSLLHYPCGTTLVNIYKETKSMKWTILSGVIPLGIAIGVTFTVAQLARVFGWV; encoded by the coding sequence ATGGAGTCACCGCATATCACTAAGGGACCTGACGCTCTTGATTCCCTCCTGTCCGCAGGAAAGAAACTCGCTGATGGGGGAACGATACGGGATGAAATTGTCAGCGGAATTTACGGTGTATCCGCAGGCATCTGTAGTGATGCCGTAACCTACCGTGATAAGAAGAAGCTGAACAGTACTTATAAGCTCGACAATATTGTCACCTCCAAAATATGGGGGTTCCCCATTATGCTCTCCATCCTCGGTGTCGTGTTCTGGATTACGATAGCTGGTGCCAATTATCCTTCAGGTTGGCTCGCTTCCTTCTTCGGTTTCGTTGAAGGCTATCTGACCGCAGGATTCCAAGCCGTTCATGCCCCGGATTGGCTACACGGTGTACTTGTTCTGGGACTATACCGGGGTACTTCATGGGTTATCAGCGTTATGCTGCCACCGATGATGATTTTCTTCCCCGTATTTGCACTACTGGAGAATTTCGGTTACCTGCCCCGTGTCGCTTTCAACATGGATCGGTTATTCAAGAAATCGGGCGGTCACGGCAAGCAGGCTTTGACCATGTCAATGGGCTTCGGCTGCAACGCGGCCGCTATCCTCTCTACTCGTATTATCGAATCGCCTCGTGAACGGATGTTGGCTATTCTAACCAATAACTTTGTACCCTGCAACGGCCGCTGGCCTACCCTGATTCTGCTGTCATCACTATTCATGTCAGGAGCGGCGGCAACCGGTGCAATGCGTACTTTAACAACAGCATCCGTGCTGATGGGTATGGTACTGATCGGTATTATCGTCACATTGACTGTCTCTTGGGTGATGTCTAAAACTGCGCTGCGCGGCGTTCCCACGCATTACACGCTGGAGCTCCCGCCGTATCGCCGTCCGCAAATTTGGAAGACTATTCTTATCTCCTCCAAGGATAAATCATTAAACGTACTTACTCGGGCCATCATCGTTGCTGCTCCCGCGGGGATCATCACTTGGATACTAGGCAATATGTTCGTTGGCGGAGAAAGTATTCTGAACCACATGGCTTCTTTCTTCGATCCTTTTGCTCACTTGCTAGGGATGGACGGTTATATCATGATGGCCTTTATCCTTGGGCTGCCTGCGAATGAAATCGTATTGCCAATTCTACTCATGGGCTATATGTCCTCTGGAGCTATGGTCGATATCGACAGCCTTGGTAGTATCAAGGATGTTTTCCTGAATCACGGCTGGACATGGCTAACAGCGTTGAATATGATGTTGTTCTCCCTACTCCACTATCCGTGCGGCACGACTCTCGTGAACATTTACAAGGAAACCAAAAGTATGAAGTGGACCATACTATCAGGAGTTATACCGCTCGGCATCGCCATTGGCGTTACATTTACTGTTGCGCAGCTTGCTCGGGTGTTCGGCTGGGTATAA
- a CDS encoding nucleic acid/nucleotide deaminase domain-containing protein translates to MVRIPLLLTCFCYLRFLPVFQIFSQLLNTLKRNFLVDEKNAAEKNEQKYIVNRVYTEREPCNLGGHECKELLTNELPDTEVTYSFEYGDKASRYKRILP, encoded by the coding sequence ATGGTTCGGATACCATTATTATTGACCTGTTTTTGTTATCTTCGTTTTCTCCCAGTTTTTCAAATATTTTCTCAACTATTGAATACTCTGAAACGAAACTTTTTGGTAGATGAAAAAAATGCTGCGGAAAAAAACGAGCAGAAATATATAGTCAATCGAGTTTATACTGAAAGAGAACCCTGTAATCTTGGTGGTCATGAATGTAAAGAGTTACTTACCAATGAACTCCCTGATACTGAAGTAACCTATAGTTTTGAATATGGGGACAAGGCTTCAAGATATAAAAGAATACTGCCTTAG
- a CDS encoding HNH endonuclease, protein MERDELIAFIQEHSDDTDFTGGISDENPSSRKMKLVPTNVHKVNHLGGNSLWGDGIR, encoded by the coding sequence TTGGAACGTGACGAATTGATTGCTTTTATTCAAGAACACTCTGACGATACTGATTTTACTGGTGGAATCTCTGATGAGAACCCAAGTTCCAGGAAAATGAAATTAGTGCCAACTAACGTCCACAAGGTAAACCATTTAGGTGGAAATTCTCTTTGGGGAGATGGAATTAGATGA